Within Coffea arabica cultivar ET-39 chromosome 4e, Coffea Arabica ET-39 HiFi, whole genome shotgun sequence, the genomic segment agtttattaatttgtTAAAATGCACTTCATTTTTGTGGTCCATTTGATGggtttcttctgaaaaaatgTAAAAAGGTTTATACTTTAACCGTTTTTGTGCATCTTTTGGGCTAAAAATTGTAGTCCATTAACTGGTGTTTCATGGCCTTCCTAAgaattattattactttatctGTCCTTGTTTATCTAGTCATTACAATCAATTATCTAGTCCTTGTTTATCAGTTTGTGAATACTTTATCTGGACTGCAGCTTTGGAGGACTGTATTGATGATGCCGTTCAAACTTATAACTGTCTTTATTCACGAAGCTAGCCATGCCATTGCTTGCAAACTTACTTGTGGCCATGTAAGAACTGATTCTCTCTCTGTCATATTTTGAGTTTCGACTTGAAAGGATACCCAAAAATCTTGACCATAGCGTGTAGATTACTGATTTGGCAACCTGGCATTTGAGTACTAAGTGAAAGATGGATCCCAAAGTTCATGGCAACTTGTTGCAGTAGTTACTTCGACCTTTTTGGCAACGCTGTGGTACAATGTTACCATGTTCATCATATGAGGTTCCTGTGCTGGTCTATATATGATTTACCTGTATGAGAATAGTTGTGTGTGTTGCTATTCAGGTGGAAGGGATACAGGTTCATGCTGATGAAGGTGGCGCTACACATACACGTGGTGGAGTATACTGGTTTATCCTGCCTGCTGGATGTAATTCCTCTCATATTCTTGATAACGTCTTCTAACTCGAAAATTGTAAGATATAGTCGTTGATTATGTAACAATATGATGGAATCAAAATACGTTCTTTGGCTTCTACAGATCTTGGTTCGTCATTTTGGGGAATGGTTTTGATACTTGCTTCTACAAATCTTCTTACAGCTAGAATTGCTGCTGGATGTTTAGCTGTAGCTTTAGTCATTGTACTTTTTATTGCAAAGAATGTAAGTGATTAATGATTTCAATAAGTTTCTCTGTTATGCATATGATGCTGCAGCGGCTTTTGGACATTGCATGTTGCTCTTAGTTTCTAAGCCTAGATCTGCAAAATCTGCATGGTGGGACTTTGCACCTGAATGAGCTAAACTGAGAATGAAAAGCATGTCTTAATGGTAATGAGAGAACATTGTCTGAATTGATTTTAGGAAGATAGGAATGTTGTTTATTTGCATGTACAGTAAGCAGGAAGCTTGTTCATTGATGAAATTTGTGATCATTCGTCTCGTTTGCTTATGATTGCCCTTTAGAGTCATCCAACCATATGTAATCCACTAATTATGGCTATTTTATTGGTTAACAGTGGACACTTCGCGGGCTTTGTATTGGTAAAACCTTTCAGATCTGGCAGATATTCCATCATCTGGAACTTAAAAAAGTACTGATCTTACTGATATCTTCGATTCAAATTAACAGGATTTATAATTTTCATTGTTATTGTCTGGGTTCTGCAAGAAACAACAAGGATTCGCATTCTTCGGTACATCATCCTATTCATTGGTATGTGTGTTTTCCTTGCATTTCCTGCTTAAGATAACTCATGTAACTGCCCTATCCTCCCCTGACCGTAGACACGCACAGAACTCAGAGAGAGACTTCTCCATACTGTGGCGATATGACATTTGATTACTTTGTTTGGCAAAATGCAGGTGTCATGAACAGCTTGTTTTCCATTTATGGTATGATTTACACATATAGAAAACTCATAACACGTGCACCAAATGCTGGATAATTATAGGTTCTCATATTGGATTTTTGCAGACATATATGGTGATCTGATATCTCGTAGAGTCCACATTAGTGATGCTGAGAAGTTTGCTGAGGTGTGCCCATGTCCTTGCAATGGCGTTGGTTGGGGTGTCATCTGGTGAGCATAGTTGTTAGCACCCTGTAGGAACATCAATCAGAAGATCTTTCTCCCTCACTAGTTTTAAAGTTTTTAGATTGATGTTACATTGCTGACTTCAAtcattcaaaaatttcattttcaggGGATTTatttctttgctttttctttgtGCGGCTGCATATCTTGGTATGGTGATCCTGTCCTGAGGTATGGCTAAAGCTCTATAGAAGTTCTGAACACTTCACCAAAACTGCTTGCTACACAACATAGacataaaacaagtaaacaggTGCATAATGCACACATTGCATTTACTGATCATAGAATGCAGGAGAAAGTTTTAGATATCTTTTGTGCTTATTCATGTGCCATGTTTCTAATACTATTTTGCTGGCTGGATCTATGCACACATATATAGGCAGAGCTTATTCCCTGCCAACATTTGTATTCACCAACTCTCCCAAAAGGTGCTAATCCCCTTAGTAAATTCCACTAACGTGAAAACACACTTTCTCCAAGGACAAGAGAATGGGAGAAAAGCAGGGATAGAAAGTTAGGGACCCTGCCATTCATAGGCAGAACTGTCATGTTTCTGGGTTTTATCTCCATTTTGACATGAGATTTTTCTCCTGCAGCCTTGTCAAACCAACCCTTTATAGACGCAAGTGACAACTGTGAGACAAAGGAGCAACACGGGTGCACTTCCATGAAACTGTAGTACAGGGTCAAATGCAGATACAAGATTCCAGAATCAAGTTTATACTCTTCTGGACctcatgaagaagctcaataTCTGATCTTTGAGGAACATTCATTGGATACCGTAGCCGTGTTACAAAGTTAATATGCCAACATTCTAGGGAACCACGAGTTGGTTGTTTGCCAAATTGCTGTGCCTTGTAGCTTTCATGATGGATTATACTAATTGTTTGACATCATATGCCACGGGCTAGTTATTATCTCGTGTTTATACAGATGCATATTTAGATGCAACTACAACATAATTATTAAGTCTCTCGTGCTCTTTATCTTCCGAACTTAGCGTTTTGTCTCCATACTAACGTATTTGCTAATTTGAATATTGGAAAAATCATGCCATTTCGATAAAAACTAATGCAAGGCGAAGAAATACAAGGGATCAAATGTATCAAAGGagaagaattttctttttcttaacttTGGGTGACAAGAAGATCGCGAACTAAGACTCAGAACAGAACAAGGAACTTGAAAGTGACACCACTAGAAAACCTAGGGCATTAAATCTAGATTGAGACTCTATCAAAGACTTGGACATCGGATATCAGAATTTGCAGGCATCTTGCATGGATAATTTAATAAATTGACAAATAAAGATCCGAGAGGGCATAATAATCTCAGCAGACATTTTTGGCTTGAGAGCAGAACGATACAGATTGAGAACCAACATTTCATACTTTTCCACGAAACTCGGAACATCTTCCATACAACACAAGCACTGTACCATCCAAGTATATAATATTCAGCAGTGAGAGGTTTGCCTGACGATTCCATTGCAAAGAATTGA encodes:
- the LOC113741573 gene encoding uncharacterized protein isoform X1 produces the protein MANWELKHCCNHEQVVFLTFLGVCSVVILALWRTVLMMPFKLITVFIHEASHAIACKLTCGHVEGIQVHADEGGATHTRGGVYWFILPAGYLGSSFWGMVLILASTNLLTARIAAGCLAVALVIVLFIAKNWTLRGLCIGFIIFIVIVWVLQETTRIRILRYIILFIGVMNSLFSIYDIYGDLISRRVHISDAEKFAEVCPCPCNGVGWGVIWGFISLLFLCAAAYLGMVILS
- the LOC113741573 gene encoding uncharacterized protein isoform X2; translated protein: MANWELKHCCNHEQLWRTVLMMPFKLITVFIHEASHAIACKLTCGHVEGIQVHADEGGATHTRGGVYWFILPAGYLGSSFWGMVLILASTNLLTARIAAGCLAVALVIVLFIAKNWTLRGLCIGFIIFIVIVWVLQETTRIRILRYIILFIGVMNSLFSIYDIYGDLISRRVHISDAEKFAEVCPCPCNGVGWGVIWGFISLLFLCAAAYLGMVILS
- the LOC113741573 gene encoding uncharacterized protein isoform X3 is translated as MATCCSSYFDLFGNAVVEGIQVHADEGGATHTRGGVYWFILPAGYLGSSFWGMVLILASTNLLTARIAAGCLAVALVIVLFIAKNWTLRGLCIGFIIFIVIVWVLQETTRIRILRYIILFIGVMNSLFSIYDIYGDLISRRVHISDAEKFAEVCPCPCNGVGWGVIWGFISLLFLCAAAYLGMVILS